One genomic region from Thermoleptolyngbya sichuanensis A183 encodes:
- the urtD gene encoding urea ABC transporter ATP-binding protein UrtD, with the protein MNEKILEIDDLTVSFDGFKALNHLNFSLDKGELRVIIGPNGAGKTTFLDIITGKTKPTEGQVRFKGRNLRPYAEHEIAQMGVGRKFQTPRVYLNLSTRENLELAANRQKSVIHTLFRKTLNVERRTVAELLETIGLSHKADMKANLLSHGEKQWLEIGMLVAQSPDLLLVDEPVAGLTDEETERTGELLLSLAESHSIIVIEHDMEFVRQIARGTVTVLHQGSVLCEGTIDEVQSDPRVIEVYLGQEIHADGPISLQDTEELLEVVEGV; encoded by the coding sequence ATGAACGAAAAAATCTTGGAGATTGACGACCTTACCGTTAGCTTCGACGGCTTTAAGGCACTCAATCATCTTAACTTCAGCCTCGACAAGGGCGAACTGCGCGTCATCATCGGCCCTAACGGTGCAGGCAAGACGACCTTTCTCGACATCATTACGGGAAAAACCAAGCCCACCGAAGGACAGGTGCGCTTCAAAGGTCGGAATCTGCGTCCCTACGCTGAGCATGAAATCGCGCAAATGGGCGTGGGGCGGAAGTTTCAAACGCCACGAGTGTACCTGAACCTGTCCACCCGCGAAAACCTAGAGCTAGCCGCCAACCGCCAAAAGTCCGTCATTCACACCCTGTTTCGCAAGACGCTAAACGTTGAGCGGCGAACGGTCGCGGAACTGCTGGAAACCATTGGCCTGTCACACAAAGCGGATATGAAAGCGAATCTGCTGTCGCACGGCGAAAAGCAGTGGCTAGAAATTGGCATGTTGGTGGCTCAATCCCCCGATTTGCTGCTAGTAGACGAACCCGTGGCCGGGCTGACGGACGAAGAAACGGAACGCACGGGTGAACTGCTGCTGTCCTTGGCCGAGAGCCATTCGATCATCGTAATCGAACATGACATGGAATTCGTTCGCCAAATTGCCAGAGGCACAGTCACCGTGCTGCACCAGGGTTCCGTCCTCTGTGAAGGCACCATCGACGAAGTGCAGTCTGACCCCCGCGTGATCGAAGTTTATCTGGGTCAAGAAATCCATGCCGATGGCCCCATCAGCCTGCAAGACACCGAAGAACTGCTAGAAGTCGTCGAAGGCGTGTAG
- the urtC gene encoding urea ABC transporter permease subunit UrtC has protein sequence MAVDTFVPNRTVNLAKRRSLLIEIAIVAAIALFLIFALPWMISAFRLNLMGRFLALAIVALGIDLIWGFTGLLSLGHGIFFTLGGYALAMHLKLPQPPGSGLPDFMSLYGVSELPWFWRPFYSAPFSMMAIAVIPAIIAGLLGYVIFRNRIRGVYFSILTQAATIIFFNFFNGQQKLFNGTNGLTDFRSVFGLPVKDNRTQYILYIITILFVVAAYALCRWLTSGRFGRLLVAIRDDESRVRFTGYNPTGFKILVFAVSGALAGIAGALFTLQSGIVSPNTMNIAFSIEMVIWVAVGGRATLVGAILGAVVVNLAKSLLSEKFPDFWLFFQGGLFLLVVLLLPSGIIGWLRTSGVNLYKQLTGQTRLSTYPSLEEDPEVEYERKNLGD, from the coding sequence ATGGCCGTTGACACTTTTGTTCCCAATCGCACCGTAAACCTGGCAAAGCGGCGATCGCTCTTGATAGAAATTGCCATCGTCGCGGCGATCGCCCTGTTCCTCATCTTCGCGCTGCCGTGGATGATTTCTGCCTTTCGCCTTAACCTGATGGGTCGATTCTTGGCGCTGGCGATTGTTGCCCTCGGTATTGACCTAATCTGGGGCTTCACCGGGCTGCTCAGCTTGGGTCACGGCATTTTCTTCACGCTGGGCGGCTATGCCCTGGCCATGCACCTAAAGCTGCCCCAGCCGCCAGGAAGCGGGCTTCCAGATTTCATGTCGCTTTACGGAGTCAGCGAGTTGCCCTGGTTCTGGCGACCGTTTTACTCTGCGCCTTTTTCCATGATGGCGATCGCCGTCATTCCCGCCATCATTGCCGGACTGCTGGGCTACGTCATCTTCCGAAACCGGATTCGCGGCGTGTATTTTTCCATCCTGACGCAAGCCGCCACGATTATCTTTTTCAACTTCTTCAACGGTCAGCAAAAGCTGTTCAACGGAACCAACGGCTTGACCGATTTTCGGTCGGTTTTTGGATTGCCTGTGAAGGACAACCGGACGCAGTACATTCTCTACATCATCACCATCCTGTTCGTTGTGGCGGCCTACGCCCTGTGTCGATGGCTGACCAGCGGCCGGTTTGGTCGCCTTCTGGTGGCCATCCGTGACGATGAAAGTCGCGTTCGATTTACGGGCTATAACCCAACGGGGTTCAAGATCCTGGTGTTTGCTGTGTCTGGTGCGCTGGCCGGAATCGCGGGTGCTCTGTTCACGCTGCAATCGGGCATTGTGTCGCCAAACACGATGAACATTGCCTTCTCGATTGAAATGGTGATTTGGGTCGCAGTCGGCGGCCGCGCAACGCTGGTGGGCGCAATTTTGGGCGCAGTGGTTGTGAACCTAGCCAAAAGCCTGCTGAGCGAAAAGTTTCCCGATTTTTGGCTATTTTTCCAGGGCGGTTTGTTTTTGCTGGTGGTGCTGCTGTTGCCCAGCGGCATTATCGGCTGGCTCCGCACCAGCGGCGTGAACCTTTACAAGCAGCTCACCGGGCAAACTCGCCTATCTACCTACCCAAGCCTAGAGGAAGACCCAGAGGTTGAATATGAACGAAAAAATCTTGGAGATTGA
- the urtB gene encoding urea ABC transporter permease subunit UrtB: MVASILDGIFNGVSIGSILLLAALGLAIVFGLMGVINMAHGELMMLGAYTTFVVQNAFRAIGGPLFEAYIFFALIAAFIVAALVGLLLERGVIRYLYGRPLETLLATWGVSLILQQFVRSVNWVLVFGLILFCVLYFGGQWIAKRRPDFERIQGWATALLLALSGAIALVASNLLARTYGLAVTQPWFGAQNKDVTAPAWLRGGIPLGNYQLPYTRLFIMVLTVLCVLGVYWFLNRTAWGLRIRAVTQNRNMSACLGIPTRTVDALTFALGSGLAGIAGCALSLLGSVGPNTGQNYIVNTFMVVVVGGVGKLIGTIVGAMAIGITDYIIGTGMLANLTNIPFIKDFFTFFATTSMAKVMVFALIVLFLQFRPAGMFPQKGRTVDA; the protein is encoded by the coding sequence GTGGTTGCGAGTATTTTGGACGGTATTTTTAACGGAGTCAGCATTGGCTCGATCCTGCTGCTGGCGGCGCTGGGGCTGGCAATCGTGTTTGGCTTGATGGGCGTGATCAACATGGCCCACGGCGAGCTGATGATGCTTGGCGCTTATACGACCTTCGTGGTGCAGAATGCGTTCAGGGCAATCGGTGGGCCGCTGTTTGAGGCTTATATCTTTTTTGCGCTGATAGCGGCGTTTATTGTCGCGGCGCTGGTGGGGCTGCTGCTGGAGCGGGGCGTGATTCGCTATCTCTACGGGCGACCGCTAGAAACGCTCCTGGCAACTTGGGGCGTGAGCCTGATTTTGCAGCAGTTCGTCCGCAGTGTGAACTGGGTACTGGTGTTTGGTCTAATTCTGTTTTGTGTTTTGTATTTTGGCGGACAGTGGATTGCCAAGCGTCGTCCTGATTTTGAGCGGATTCAGGGCTGGGCAACGGCTCTGCTGCTGGCGCTGTCGGGGGCGATCGCCCTTGTCGCGAGCAACCTCCTTGCCAGAACCTACGGGCTAGCCGTGACACAACCCTGGTTTGGCGCACAAAACAAAGACGTGACCGCACCCGCTTGGCTGCGCGGTGGTATTCCCCTGGGCAACTACCAGCTTCCCTACACACGCCTATTCATCATGGTGCTGACGGTGCTGTGTGTGCTGGGGGTCTACTGGTTTCTGAACCGCACGGCTTGGGGGCTGCGGATTCGCGCTGTCACCCAAAACCGCAACATGAGCGCCTGTCTGGGCATTCCCACCCGCACTGTGGACGCGCTCACGTTTGCCTTGGGGTCGGGGCTGGCGGGTATCGCTGGGTGCGCCCTCAGCCTGCTGGGTTCTGTTGGCCCCAACACGGGGCAAAACTACATCGTGAATACGTTCATGGTGGTGGTTGTGGGCGGCGTAGGCAAGCTGATTGGCACGATTGTCGGCGCGATGGCAATTGGCATTACGGACTACATTATTGGCACGGGGATGCTGGCAAACTTGACCAATATCCCGTTTATCAAGGACTTTTTCACCTTTTTCGCCACCACCAGCATGGCAAAGGTAATGGTGTTTGCGCTAATCGTCCTGTTTCTCCAGTTTCGTCCGGCAGGGATGTTCCCGCAGAAAGGACGCACGGTGGATGCCTAG
- the urtA gene encoding urea ABC transporter substrate-binding protein, with product MTRLFGRRKFMVYGSAALGASMLLKACAPSTTTTASSPAADASSPTTPASGDGIKVGVLHSLSGTMAISEKSVVDSTLLAIDEINASGGVLGKQIIPIVEDGASDWPTFAEKARKLIDQDQVVVIFGCWTSASRKAVLPVFEEKNHMLFYPVQYEGQECSKNIFYTGAAPNQQIEPSVDWLLENKGKEFYLVGSDYVFPRTANTIIKAQVAAKGGTVVGEDYLPLGNTEVAPIIAKIRSALPNGGVIYNTLNGDSNVAFFKQLQGAGLTPDKYPTMSVSIAEEEVQAIGKEYLLGHAAAWNYFMTVDSPENKKFVDAFKAKYGDNRVTNDPMEAGYISVNIWKQAVEKAGAEGTPTDLEAVRSAAYGQEFAAPHGPVKMFPNHHISKTVRIGEVRDDGLFEIVYSTPAPVDPVPWNQYVAETKGFACDWTRTDVSDPGKFQI from the coding sequence ATGACAAGGCTATTTGGTCGTCGGAAATTTATGGTCTATGGCTCCGCCGCACTCGGAGCTAGCATGTTGCTCAAGGCCTGTGCTCCCTCTACTACCACTACGGCAAGTTCCCCTGCTGCGGATGCATCTTCGCCAACGACTCCTGCTTCAGGGGATGGCATCAAGGTGGGTGTCCTCCACTCGCTCAGCGGCACGATGGCCATCTCTGAGAAGTCGGTGGTCGATTCTACGCTGCTTGCCATCGATGAAATTAACGCATCAGGCGGCGTGCTGGGTAAGCAGATTATCCCTATCGTTGAAGACGGCGCGTCGGATTGGCCCACCTTTGCCGAAAAAGCCCGCAAGCTGATTGATCAAGATCAGGTCGTCGTTATCTTTGGCTGCTGGACTTCTGCTAGCCGCAAAGCGGTGCTGCCCGTGTTTGAAGAAAAGAACCACATGCTGTTCTACCCGGTGCAGTATGAAGGGCAGGAATGCTCCAAGAACATTTTCTATACGGGTGCTGCGCCTAACCAGCAAATCGAGCCGTCGGTGGACTGGCTGCTGGAAAACAAGGGCAAGGAATTCTATCTGGTCGGCTCGGACTACGTGTTCCCCCGTACCGCCAACACGATTATCAAAGCCCAAGTGGCTGCCAAGGGCGGCACGGTGGTTGGCGAAGACTACCTACCCCTGGGCAACACTGAAGTTGCGCCGATTATCGCCAAGATTCGTTCGGCTCTGCCCAACGGCGGTGTCATCTACAACACGCTGAACGGCGACAGCAACGTGGCCTTCTTCAAGCAACTGCAAGGCGCAGGCCTCACACCGGACAAGTATCCCACCATGTCGGTGAGTATCGCAGAAGAAGAAGTGCAGGCCATCGGCAAGGAATACTTGCTTGGCCATGCTGCTGCCTGGAACTACTTTATGACGGTCGATTCGCCCGAAAACAAGAAGTTTGTGGATGCCTTCAAAGCCAAGTATGGCGACAATCGTGTGACCAACGACCCGATGGAAGCGGGCTACATCTCTGTCAACATCTGGAAGCAGGCAGTTGAAAAAGCTGGCGCAGAGGGCACACCGACTGACCTAGAAGCAGTGCGCTCTGCTGCCTACGGTCAAGAATTTGCCGCGCCCCACGGCCCGGTGAAGATGTTCCCCAATCACCACATTTCCAAGACGGTTCGGATTGGTGAAGTGCGGGATGACGGCCTGTTTGAAATTGTCTATTCCACGCCCGCCCCGGTCGATCCGGTGCCTTGGAACCAATACGTTGCAGAAACCAAGGGCTTTGCCTGCGATTGGACGAGAACCGATGTCAGCGATCCGGGCAAGTTCCAGATCTAG
- a CDS encoding DUF3124 domain-containing protein — protein sequence MTCSTQPPEQLPATIVQQEATLQPVFLNPEKIIDGQTVYVPVYSHIYHHNNPRNAVNLSATLSIRNTDAEHAIIITAVRYFDSEGEMIRQDITEPSKLGPLASVSFFVAANDVSGGAGANFLVDWVAETAVSEPVIEAVMISTSSSQGISFVSPGRVVKQRDVAP from the coding sequence ATGACCTGTTCCACCCAGCCGCCAGAGCAACTGCCAGCGACGATCGTTCAGCAAGAGGCAACGCTTCAACCCGTCTTTCTAAATCCTGAGAAAATCATCGACGGACAGACGGTTTATGTTCCGGTCTATTCGCACATCTATCATCATAACAACCCGCGCAATGCGGTCAACCTGTCGGCCACGCTGAGCATTCGCAATACCGATGCAGAACACGCCATTATCATTACTGCCGTGCGCTACTTCGACTCTGAGGGTGAGATGATTCGTCAGGATATTACGGAGCCATCGAAACTGGGGCCGCTGGCTTCGGTCAGCTTTTTTGTGGCAGCAAACGATGTGAGCGGCGGCGCGGGCGCAAACTTTTTGGTGGACTGGGTAGCAGAAACGGCTGTTTCAGAACCCGTGATTGAAGCGGTCATGATCAGCACTTCGTCTTCTCAGGGCATTTCTTTTGTCAGCCCTGGGCGAGTGGTGAAACAGCGGGACGTTGCGCCGTAG
- the ureG gene encoding urease accessory protein UreG, producing the protein MNTFRVGIAGPVGSGKTALVDRLCKAMRETYSLAVVTNDIYTKEDAQFLVRSEALTGDRIVGVETGGCPHTAIREDASINLVAIEQLERQFQPDLIFVESGGDNLASTFSPELVDLTIYVIDVAAGDKIPRKGGPGITKSDLLVINKIDLAPLVGADLGVMERDARKMRGNKPFVFTNLKINQELETIVQFIELHMGKPSLQPSA; encoded by the coding sequence ATGAATACTTTTCGTGTTGGTATTGCTGGCCCTGTGGGTTCTGGAAAGACGGCTTTGGTTGATCGCTTGTGTAAGGCGATGCGGGAGACGTATAGCCTAGCGGTGGTGACGAATGATATCTATACGAAGGAAGACGCGCAGTTTTTGGTGCGGAGTGAGGCGCTGACGGGCGATCGCATCGTGGGCGTGGAAACGGGCGGCTGTCCCCACACGGCGATTCGCGAAGATGCCTCGATTAACTTGGTGGCGATCGAACAGCTAGAGCGGCAGTTTCAGCCTGATTTAATCTTTGTGGAAAGCGGCGGCGACAACCTCGCGTCTACCTTCAGCCCGGAACTGGTGGATTTGACGATCTACGTGATCGATGTGGCCGCTGGGGACAAGATTCCCCGAAAGGGCGGCCCGGGCATTACGAAATCTGACCTGCTGGTGATTAACAAAATCGACCTAGCTCCGCTGGTGGGGGCAGACTTGGGCGTGATGGAGCGCGATGCCCGCAAGATGCGCGGCAACAAGCCGTTTGTCTTTACAAATCTGAAGATCAATCAGGAGCTAGAAACTATTGTGCAGTTTATTGAGCTGCACATGGGCAAACCGTCTTTGCAACCGTCGGCTTGA
- a CDS encoding TAXI family TRAP transporter solute-binding subunit: MQSKFAIPIVVLSVLGAIAFAAQWTIERQRVYSLTIATGNADGEYYAFATALSSVVAAHEPKIQIRVLETDGSLQNAKLLAESEADLGIIQGDTSLDPSVQAIAYLFPEICHLIAAPSANIRQFTDLRGKRVAVPPQGSGSYPIFKHFQTHYNLMDSDFRPLPMTTAESYEKLQAGEIDALFRVIALGSPSVRGLLQRTQAQLVPIDQAESMRLTLPVLEASEIPKGTYDGALPIPDEDIPAVGLRAILVTRRDLEPAIAKVITQTLFEFRNELVSQYPRAALMRLPDARENLGLSLHPGARDYYNQDEPAFLVEYAEVMGFLLSFAVLAASSLWQFRRWLDERQKNRADMYNLKVLALLEKVEQASTPEELESLRQALFEMFHKVVTDLDTDRISQASFQSFTFPWDVVLSTIRHRELLMSRAMDYKDQKPEMRR; encoded by the coding sequence ATGCAGAGTAAGTTTGCAATTCCAATTGTGGTGCTGAGCGTGTTGGGAGCGATCGCCTTTGCGGCCCAGTGGACGATCGAGCGGCAGCGGGTCTATTCGCTCACCATTGCCACGGGCAACGCAGACGGAGAATACTACGCCTTTGCTACGGCGCTGTCGAGCGTGGTCGCTGCCCACGAACCCAAGATTCAGATTCGCGTGCTGGAAACCGACGGCTCCCTGCAAAATGCGAAACTGCTGGCTGAGAGCGAAGCGGATTTAGGCATTATCCAAGGCGACACGTCGCTAGACCCGTCTGTGCAGGCGATCGCCTACCTGTTTCCCGAAATCTGCCACCTAATTGCCGCGCCCAGCGCCAACATTCGCCAGTTCACCGACCTGCGCGGCAAGCGGGTCGCTGTTCCGCCCCAGGGCAGCGGCTCCTACCCCATCTTCAAGCACTTCCAGACCCACTACAACCTTATGGACAGCGACTTTCGCCCGCTGCCCATGACTACCGCCGAATCTTACGAAAAGCTGCAAGCGGGCGAGATCGACGCGCTGTTTCGTGTGATTGCATTGGGTAGCCCTTCGGTGCGGGGTCTGCTCCAGCGCACCCAGGCGCAGCTCGTGCCGATCGACCAGGCGGAATCCATGCGGCTGACGCTGCCCGTGCTGGAAGCCAGCGAAATTCCCAAAGGCACCTACGACGGGGCGCTGCCGATTCCTGACGAAGATATTCCCGCTGTGGGGCTGCGAGCGATTTTGGTAACGCGGCGGGATCTGGAACCAGCGATCGCCAAAGTGATTACCCAAACCCTGTTTGAATTTCGCAACGAACTGGTCAGCCAGTATCCCCGTGCTGCGCTCATGCGCCTGCCCGATGCCCGCGAAAATCTGGGTCTGTCGCTGCATCCTGGCGCTCGCGATTATTACAACCAGGACGAACCCGCCTTTTTGGTGGAATATGCCGAGGTCATGGGCTTTCTGCTGTCCTTTGCGGTGCTAGCTGCGTCTAGTCTGTGGCAATTTCGCCGCTGGCTGGATGAACGCCAGAAAAATCGTGCTGATATGTACAACCTCAAGGTGCTGGCGCTGCTCGAAAAAGTAGAACAGGCAAGCACCCCGGAGGAACTGGAATCTCTGCGCCAGGCTCTATTTGAAATGTTTCACAAAGTCGTGACCGACCTTGACACCGACCGCATCTCCCAGGCTTCGTTTCAGTCTTTTACCTTTCCCTGGGATGTGGTCCTCAGCACGATTCGCCATCGAGAATTGTTGATGAGTCGTGCGATGGATTACAAAGATCAGAAACCAGAAATGCGACGATGA
- a CDS encoding GGDEF domain-containing protein, translating into MRIEQGNWIEQIAHQPIWVQVAVYTLTVLTIGRLDHLLGSDIVLSLFYLIPIAWAAWCSPQPVALYTTLLSFLVIFLVAEYSSGFVYTETISSLWRSVTELGFFLVTSTLITKLRKTQDRLRWLSSMDELTHAINVRVFTEKLAQKIERSRRYARPFAIAYLDLDNFKQVNDQGGHLEGDRILKLVSQVVRDSIRKTDLLARLGGDEFALLLPETDLSAAKTAISRIQTQLAITMQAEQSPITVSIGVVVCTQPPSSQTMLIHYADQLMYQVKHRGKNAAQFAMYPDANAPRHNSE; encoded by the coding sequence ATGAGAATTGAGCAGGGCAATTGGATTGAGCAGATCGCGCATCAACCAATCTGGGTTCAGGTTGCAGTTTACACGCTGACCGTGCTGACGATTGGTCGGCTAGATCATCTCCTGGGTTCAGATATCGTGCTGTCCCTGTTCTACCTAATTCCCATCGCCTGGGCAGCTTGGTGTTCGCCGCAACCCGTTGCTCTCTATACCACGTTACTTAGTTTTCTGGTAATCTTCCTTGTAGCCGAGTATTCCAGTGGATTTGTCTACACTGAAACAATTAGTTCCCTCTGGCGGAGCGTCACGGAACTCGGGTTTTTTCTTGTCACCAGCACGCTGATCACGAAACTTCGCAAAACACAGGATCGGCTCCGCTGGCTGTCTAGCATGGACGAGCTAACCCATGCAATCAATGTTCGCGTGTTTACCGAGAAGCTGGCGCAGAAAATCGAGCGATCGCGCCGCTATGCTCGCCCGTTCGCCATTGCCTATCTCGATCTGGATAACTTCAAGCAGGTCAACGATCAGGGGGGGCATCTGGAGGGCGATCGCATTCTAAAGCTCGTGTCTCAGGTGGTTCGAGACAGCATCCGCAAGACCGACCTGCTTGCCAGACTCGGCGGGGACGAATTTGCCCTGCTGCTTCCTGAAACCGATCTCAGCGCTGCCAAGACTGCCATTTCCCGAATTCAGACACAGCTTGCAATCACCATGCAGGCAGAGCAAAGCCCTATCACCGTTAGTATTGGCGTTGTAGTTTGTACCCAGCCGCCCTCTTCCCAGACCATGCTGATTCACTATGCTGACCAGCTTATGTATCAGGTTAAGCACAGGGGCAAAAACGCCGCCCAGTTTGCGATGTATCCCGACGCGAACGCCCCACGGCATAATAGCGAGTAA
- a CDS encoding molybdenum cofactor biosynthesis protein MoaE produces the protein MSAIAPSASAFASRPAAPHPSDHFAITFAPLSLPEIYDLADDPANGAVVVMSGMVRQETDGKPVIALEYQAYEPMALKVFQQIAAEIRATWPDVSHVIIHHRTGKLVVGEISVLVAVGCPHRAEAFAACQYAIDTLKHNAPIWKKEHWADGSTSWVSIGACEQSPTGC, from the coding sequence ATGAGTGCGATCGCCCCTTCTGCCAGTGCCTTTGCCAGCCGCCCCGCCGCTCCCCACCCCAGCGACCACTTCGCAATTACGTTTGCGCCCCTGTCGCTGCCAGAGATTTATGACCTGGCCGATGACCCGGCCAATGGCGCAGTGGTGGTCATGAGCGGCATGGTGCGTCAGGAAACCGACGGTAAGCCCGTCATCGCGCTGGAATACCAGGCCTATGAGCCGATGGCGCTGAAGGTGTTTCAGCAAATCGCCGCCGAAATTCGCGCCACCTGGCCCGATGTGAGTCATGTCATCATCCATCACCGCACAGGCAAGCTGGTCGTTGGCGAAATCAGCGTGCTGGTTGCCGTGGGCTGTCCCCATCGTGCCGAAGCCTTCGCCGCCTGCCAGTACGCCATCGACACGCTGAAACACAACGCCCCCATCTGGAAAAAGGAACACTGGGCAGACGGCTCCACCAGTTGGGTCAGCATTGGCGCGTGCGAACAGTCGCCCACAGGCTGTTAG